The Pantoea phytobeneficialis genome has a segment encoding these proteins:
- the cof gene encoding HMP-PP phosphatase yields the protein MARLAAFDMDGTLLLPTHRLGTETLASLHALHQRDVTLAFATGRHLLDMQPVVREQITLPAWLITGNGTRVHDLDGKQLYGCDLPPSIAEEVIHRHWQTPATIHIFNDEGWFTDKPLPWVREAHVMSGFHYQLRDLQRMSAHEVTKICFIAPHETLCLLKTELDAALGERANICFSAWDCLEVLPLDCHKGAALARLCQHLSLSLADCMAFGDAMNDREMLDRVGNGFIMGNAMPQLKAELPHLPVIGRCETQAVSHYLNHWMTTPHLDYSPEC from the coding sequence ATGGCCCGCCTCGCGGCATTTGATATGGACGGTACGCTCCTGCTGCCGACTCATCGCCTGGGTACAGAAACTCTCGCCAGTTTGCACGCCCTGCATCAACGTGACGTCACGCTGGCGTTTGCTACCGGACGTCATCTGCTGGATATGCAGCCGGTGGTACGTGAGCAAATCACGCTACCCGCCTGGCTGATTACCGGCAATGGTACCCGCGTACACGATCTGGATGGCAAACAGTTATATGGCTGCGATCTGCCGCCTTCTATCGCCGAAGAGGTGATTCATCGCCACTGGCAAACACCTGCGACCATTCATATTTTCAATGATGAAGGCTGGTTTACCGACAAACCGCTGCCCTGGGTGCGGGAAGCGCATGTAATGAGCGGCTTCCACTATCAACTGCGTGATCTGCAACGTATGTCAGCGCATGAAGTCACCAAGATCTGTTTTATTGCCCCGCATGAGACGTTGTGTTTACTGAAAACCGAACTGGATGCGGCATTAGGTGAACGCGCGAATATCTGTTTTTCTGCCTGGGATTGCCTGGAAGTCTTACCGCTGGATTGTCACAAAGGGGCGGCTCTGGCGCGACTATGCCAGCATCTTTCCCTGTCGCTTGCCGATTGTATGGCGTTTGGCGATGCCATGAACGATCGCGAAATGCTGGACCGTGTCGGCAACGGTTTCATCATGGGCAATGCCATGCCTCAATTGAAAGCGGAGTTGCCGCATTTGCCGGTTATTGGACGTTGCGAGACACAGGCTGTGTCTCACTATTTAAATCACTGGATGACCACACCACACCTCGATTATTCCCCCGAATGCTGA
- the queC gene encoding 7-cyano-7-deazaguanine synthase QueC — MKRAVVVFSGGQDSTTCLIQALQQYDEVHCVTFDYGQRHREEIDVAAELAKKLGARAHKVLDVTLLNELAVSSLTRDNIPVPAYDPNASGLPSTFVPGRNILFLTLASIYAYQVEAEAVITGVCETDFSGYPDCRDEFVKALNNAVSLGMARNIRFETPLMWLNKAETWALADYWQQLPLVRAETLTCYNGVKGDGCGECAACHLRARGLADYQANASAIMAQMKQKSGLV, encoded by the coding sequence ATGAAAAGAGCCGTTGTAGTATTCAGTGGCGGACAAGACTCCACCACCTGTTTAATTCAGGCGTTGCAGCAGTATGATGAAGTGCATTGCGTCACCTTTGATTATGGCCAGCGTCATCGCGAAGAAATTGATGTTGCGGCCGAACTGGCAAAGAAACTTGGCGCACGCGCGCATAAGGTGCTGGATGTAACGCTGCTGAACGAATTGGCGGTCAGCAGCCTGACGCGTGATAACATCCCGGTGCCGGCCTATGATCCCAACGCCAGCGGCCTGCCAAGTACTTTCGTGCCGGGACGCAACATTCTGTTTTTAACGCTGGCCTCGATTTATGCATACCAGGTGGAAGCCGAAGCCGTCATCACCGGGGTGTGTGAAACCGATTTTTCCGGTTACCCTGACTGTCGTGATGAATTCGTCAAAGCGTTGAATAACGCTGTCAGCCTGGGCATGGCGCGCAATATTCGTTTCGAAACGCCGCTGATGTGGCTCAACAAAGCGGAAACATGGGCACTGGCGGATTACTGGCAACAGTTGCCACTGGTGCGTGCAGAAACCCTGACCTGCTATAACGGCGTCAAAGGTGACGGTTGTGGCGAATGTGCTGCCTGCCATCTGCGCGCCCGTGGTCTGGCAGATTATCAGGCTAATGCCTCAGCCATCATGGCGCAGATGAAACAAAAAAGCGGGCTGGTCTGA
- a CDS encoding PLP-dependent cysteine synthase family protein, producing MQTPWIRHAINEINADFQRSADTHLIRFNLDDFPGIGFYLKDESTHPSGSLKHRLARSLFLYGLANGWIRQGTPIIEASSGSTAVSEAYFARLLGLPFIAVMPASTAKRKIELIRFYGGECHFVTDPCQLYSESERLARELNGHFMDQFTYAERATDWRGNNNIAESIFRQMAHEPCPVPHTLIMSAGTGGTSATLGRYIRYQGYDTRLLVVDPEHSVFFDFWHSREHGLSSDRGSMIEGIGRPRVEPSFLPDVIDEMIKVPDAATVAAMLKLEQILGRRPGASTGTNFWGMLQVAKRMRERGEQGSLVTILCDSGERYPDTYYNAEWVAQHIGDIQPWQREMQ from the coding sequence ATGCAAACGCCCTGGATTCGTCACGCTATTAACGAAATTAACGCTGATTTTCAGCGCTCTGCCGACACCCATCTGATTCGCTTTAACCTGGATGATTTTCCCGGCATTGGTTTTTACCTGAAAGATGAAAGCACCCATCCGAGCGGTAGCCTGAAACACCGTCTGGCGCGTTCGCTGTTTTTGTACGGTCTGGCCAATGGTTGGATCCGCCAGGGAACGCCAATTATTGAAGCCTCTTCCGGCAGCACTGCGGTTTCAGAAGCCTATTTTGCGCGTCTGCTGGGGCTGCCATTTATTGCCGTGATGCCCGCCAGCACGGCTAAACGTAAAATCGAGTTGATCCGCTTTTATGGTGGGGAGTGTCATTTCGTGACCGATCCCTGCCAGTTGTATAGCGAATCGGAACGACTGGCGCGTGAGTTGAACGGCCATTTTATGGATCAGTTTACCTATGCTGAGCGTGCCACTGACTGGCGCGGCAATAACAACATCGCCGAGAGCATCTTTCGCCAGATGGCGCATGAACCTTGCCCGGTGCCTCATACCCTGATTATGAGTGCGGGTACGGGCGGAACCTCCGCCACCCTCGGGCGTTATATCCGTTATCAAGGCTATGACACCCGACTGCTGGTGGTTGACCCTGAGCACTCGGTGTTTTTTGATTTCTGGCACAGCCGCGAGCACGGACTGAGTAGCGACCGTGGCAGCATGATTGAAGGCATTGGTCGTCCACGCGTTGAACCGTCGTTTTTACCCGATGTGATTGACGAGATGATCAAGGTGCCGGATGCCGCAACCGTTGCTGCCATGCTGAAGCTGGAACAGATTCTCGGCCGTCGTCCGGGAGCCTCTACCGGCACCAATTTCTGGGGTATGTTGCAGGTAGCGAAACGTATGCGTGAACGGGGTGAACAAGGTTCGCTGGTAACGATACTGTGCGACAGCGGCGAACGCTATCCGGATACCTATTACAACGCGGAATGGGTCGCGCAGCACATTGGCGATATCCAGCCGTGGCAGCGAGAGATGCAATAA
- a CDS encoding ComEA family DNA-binding protein, whose protein sequence is MIKQTFQVLFFSLALGGTVCSTSLAAAESPSETQATQVSPPAEGQVSINQASAEELAAAMNGIGLKKAQSIVSYREQYGPFTAIEQLKEVPGIGSALVERNNARLKL, encoded by the coding sequence ATGATCAAACAAACTTTTCAGGTCTTATTCTTCTCGCTGGCCCTTGGCGGTACGGTGTGTTCCACCAGTCTGGCAGCGGCAGAAAGCCCCAGTGAGACACAGGCAACGCAGGTATCACCGCCAGCGGAAGGACAGGTCAGCATCAATCAGGCAAGCGCAGAAGAACTTGCAGCTGCAATGAATGGTATTGGCCTGAAGAAAGCCCAGTCTATCGTTAGTTATCGCGAACAATACGGCCCATTTACCGCAATTGAGCAATTAAAGGAGGTGCCAGGTATCGGTAGCGCGTTGGTTGAGCGTAACAACGCCCGCCTGAAACTGTGA
- the ppiD gene encoding peptidylprolyl isomerase, which translates to MMDNLRAAGNHVVLKIILGLIILSFVLTGVGNYLIGGNSDYAAKVNGHEISRGELEQAFNTERNRQQQMLGDQFSQLASNEGYMQQMRQQALSQLIDQALLDQYIKDLHMGISDDQVRDAIFNQQAFQTNGKFDNAKYNGLITSMGFTADQYAEALRKQLANQQLINAVANTDFMLKGETSKLVDLVAQQREIRQAIIDVNALAAKQTTTDDEISQYYQQHQSSFMAPEQFRVSYIKMDAASLQESASEADIQSWFDQHKADYSQPQRNRYSVIQTKTEADANAVLDALKKGEDFATLAKSKSIDPISARKGGDMGWLEPNTTPDELKNANLTEKGQLSGVIKSSVGFLIARLDDIQPEQVKPLSEVHDAVAEKVKQEKAVDAFYKMQQKVSEAASNDNESLAGAAEASGLKVVETDWFSQDSVPQDLDFDAVKQAIFNGGLVGQNGAPGNNSDIISVDGDRAFVLRISEHKPEAVKPLDQVKAQIADTLKHDKATQQAKEQANKLLADLNAGKQDVLQAAGLTLSASKTVDRNAQDPVAQSAFNLPQPVDNKPSWGVSEDMQGNVVLVALDKVSTGSMPQPQIDQMVKGVTQNNAQIAFEALLENLRKEAKIKYGAAAQMQ; encoded by the coding sequence ATGATGGACAATTTACGTGCGGCGGGTAATCACGTCGTGCTCAAAATCATTCTGGGATTGATTATCCTGTCCTTTGTTCTGACTGGGGTGGGTAACTACCTGATCGGCGGTAACAGTGATTATGCTGCCAAAGTTAACGGACATGAGATCAGTCGTGGAGAGCTGGAGCAGGCGTTCAACACTGAGCGTAATCGTCAGCAGCAGATGCTGGGCGACCAATTCTCGCAGCTGGCCAGTAATGAAGGCTACATGCAGCAGATGCGCCAGCAGGCCCTTTCTCAGCTGATTGACCAGGCTTTGCTCGATCAGTACATCAAAGATCTGCACATGGGCATCAGTGACGATCAGGTCAGGGATGCGATTTTCAATCAGCAGGCTTTCCAGACCAATGGTAAGTTCGACAACGCCAAATACAACGGTCTGATTACCAGCATGGGCTTCACTGCCGATCAATACGCTGAAGCGCTGCGTAAACAGCTGGCAAACCAACAACTGATCAACGCCGTAGCAAACACCGACTTTATGCTAAAAGGTGAAACCAGCAAGCTGGTTGATCTGGTGGCGCAGCAGCGCGAAATTCGTCAGGCCATCATTGATGTCAATGCATTGGCGGCGAAACAAACAACCACCGATGACGAAATCAGCCAGTACTATCAACAGCATCAAAGCAGCTTTATGGCACCGGAGCAGTTCCGCGTCAGCTATATCAAGATGGATGCAGCGAGCTTGCAGGAAAGCGCCAGCGAAGCGGATATTCAGAGCTGGTTTGATCAACACAAAGCCGACTACTCGCAGCCGCAACGTAACCGCTACAGTGTCATTCAGACCAAAACTGAAGCGGATGCCAATGCCGTGTTGGATGCGCTGAAAAAAGGCGAAGATTTCGCTACCCTGGCGAAAAGCAAATCCATCGACCCGATCTCTGCCCGTAAAGGCGGCGACATGGGCTGGCTGGAACCGAACACCACGCCGGATGAACTGAAAAATGCCAATCTGACCGAGAAAGGCCAGCTTTCAGGTGTGATCAAATCCTCGGTTGGTTTCCTGATTGCCCGTCTGGATGATATCCAGCCGGAGCAGGTTAAGCCGCTGTCAGAAGTGCACGATGCAGTTGCTGAAAAAGTGAAGCAGGAAAAAGCCGTTGATGCCTTCTATAAAATGCAACAGAAGGTCAGCGAAGCCGCCAGCAATGACAATGAATCACTGGCAGGCGCAGCAGAGGCTTCTGGCCTGAAAGTGGTTGAAACTGACTGGTTCAGCCAGGACAGCGTGCCGCAGGACCTGGATTTCGACGCGGTTAAACAAGCCATTTTCAACGGTGGCTTAGTCGGACAAAATGGTGCGCCGGGTAATAACTCCGACATCATCTCAGTGGATGGCGACCGCGCGTTTGTCCTGCGTATCAGCGAGCACAAACCTGAAGCAGTCAAACCGCTGGATCAGGTAAAAGCACAAATCGCCGATACCCTGAAGCATGATAAAGCAACCCAGCAGGCGAAAGAGCAGGCGAATAAGTTGCTGGCCGATCTCAATGCCGGTAAGCAGGATGTGCTGCAAGCCGCCGGTCTGACGCTGAGCGCCAGCAAAACCGTCGATCGCAATGCGCAGGACCCGGTAGCACAGTCTGCATTCAACCTGCCGCAGCCGGTTGACAACAAACCGTCATGGGGCGTGAGCGAAGACATGCAGGGTAATGTGGTGCTGGTGGCACTGGATAAAGTCAGCACTGGCAGCATGCCACAACCGCAGATTGACCAGATGGTGAAAGGTGTGACGCAGAATAACGCGCAAATCGCCTTCGAAGCCCTGCTGGAAAACCTGCGCAAAGAGGCCAAGATCAAGTACGGCGCAGCCGCACAAATGCAGTAA
- a CDS encoding SgrR family transcriptional regulator has product MRQLHRVNQFQRLWQLSQGAPQQLSVSAMAQHCFCSERHIRTLLRQWQDAGWLRWQGAAGRGKQGILTFLTSPEQLRQQLLQQQLAAGEAVQALQVLDVQPDHLLNMLRPLMGGQWLNQAPVLRIPYYRALEPLRPLRITGRAEQHLARQIFSGLTRFNGDDVVGDLAHHWQHDATGCDWFFWLRPQLSWHNDEPLYAAQLVTQFNKIRHSTPGLRLLASVESITAPHPLALRIRLRHSDYWLPQRLAHQYCLLPHPERDDIGSGAWKLTHFAAELVRLESHARWHLQRPLIQAVEYWITPQLFDRTLGTSCRHPVQIAIGDPDELDTLRPVDRSISLGFCYLAPRISARLSTAQAKTLIALIQRSGMIQQLPLDEGLITPSQELLPGWPVPASEETLVTLPAALTLHYHLPVELHVMAEALKPLLAAQGCQLTCIFHDVKSWRDERELAEADLVMGDRLIGDAPLFTLVSWLENDPLWQPLRGTQSAIHLRQHLREIAQQQDPGQRAILSHQLFEQLMRAGYLLPLFNYRYQISAPPGVEGIQLNSLGWFDFTRAWIPPPAAVDTVHHTAEPLP; this is encoded by the coding sequence ATGCGGCAACTTCATCGGGTCAATCAATTCCAGCGGCTCTGGCAACTTAGCCAGGGTGCCCCCCAGCAACTGAGTGTTTCTGCCATGGCACAACACTGCTTTTGCAGCGAACGCCATATTCGCACCCTGCTGCGCCAGTGGCAGGACGCGGGCTGGCTGCGTTGGCAGGGTGCTGCGGGGCGCGGTAAACAGGGAATCCTGACCTTTCTCACGTCACCGGAACAGCTACGCCAGCAACTTTTGCAGCAGCAACTCGCCGCAGGCGAAGCGGTGCAGGCATTGCAGGTGCTGGATGTGCAACCCGATCATCTGTTGAACATGTTGCGTCCGTTGATGGGCGGTCAGTGGCTTAATCAGGCTCCGGTATTACGCATTCCCTACTATCGTGCCCTTGAACCCTTGCGCCCGCTGAGAATAACCGGACGTGCCGAACAGCATCTGGCGCGCCAGATTTTCTCTGGTCTGACACGCTTCAACGGCGACGATGTCGTGGGTGATTTGGCTCACCACTGGCAACATGACGCCACGGGCTGTGACTGGTTTTTCTGGTTGCGCCCGCAATTAAGCTGGCATAACGATGAACCGCTGTATGCCGCGCAACTGGTCACGCAGTTTAACAAGATCCGCCATAGTACTCCGGGGTTGCGACTGCTTGCCTCGGTGGAAAGTATCACTGCGCCCCATCCACTGGCGCTACGTATTCGCCTGCGTCACAGTGACTACTGGCTGCCGCAACGGCTGGCGCACCAATACTGCCTGTTGCCACATCCTGAACGTGATGACATCGGTAGCGGTGCATGGAAACTGACGCATTTCGCCGCTGAACTGGTACGACTGGAAAGCCATGCGCGCTGGCATCTGCAACGCCCATTGATTCAGGCGGTTGAATACTGGATCACCCCCCAACTGTTTGATCGCACCCTGGGCACCAGTTGCCGCCATCCGGTACAAATCGCCATTGGCGATCCTGACGAGCTGGATACACTGCGCCCGGTCGATCGCAGCATCAGTCTCGGATTCTGTTATCTGGCTCCCCGTATCTCAGCACGCCTGAGTACTGCGCAGGCTAAAACCTTAATTGCCCTGATTCAGCGAAGTGGCATGATCCAACAGTTGCCGCTGGATGAAGGCTTGATCACTCCCAGCCAGGAGTTGCTGCCAGGCTGGCCGGTGCCTGCCTCGGAAGAAACGCTGGTCACACTGCCTGCTGCACTCACCTTGCATTATCATCTGCCAGTGGAATTACATGTGATGGCGGAAGCCCTGAAGCCGCTATTAGCTGCGCAGGGCTGCCAGCTGACTTGCATATTTCATGACGTCAAAAGTTGGCGCGATGAACGTGAACTGGCCGAAGCCGATCTGGTGATGGGCGATCGCCTGATTGGTGACGCGCCGCTGTTTACCCTCGTAAGCTGGCTGGAGAACGATCCGCTATGGCAGCCACTCCGGGGAACGCAAAGTGCGATCCATTTACGTCAGCATCTGCGCGAAATTGCGCAACAACAGGACCCGGGGCAGCGTGCTATTCTTAGCCACCAGCTGTTTGAGCAACTGATGCGCGCCGGTTATCTACTGCCGTTATTTAATTATCGCTATCAAATCTCTGCCCCTCCTGGCGTGGAAGGCATTCAACTTAACAGCCTGGGCTGGTTCGACTTTACCCGCGCGTGGATCCCTCCTCCCGCCGCAGTCGATACTGTTCATCACACAGCTGAGCCATTACCATAA
- the lon gene encoding endopeptidase La, with translation MNPERSERIEIPVLPLRDVVVYPHMVIPLFVGREKSIRCLEAAMDHDKKIMLVAQKEASTDEPGINDLFSVGTVASVLQMLKLPDGTVKVLVEGLQRAHITTLADNGDHFVAQAEYLISPEIEEREQEVLVRTAINQFEGYIKLNKKIPPEVLTSLNSIDDAARLADTVAAHMPLKLADKQSVLEMSDVNERLEYLMAMMESEIDLLQVEKRIRNRVKKQMEKSQREYYLNEQMKAIQKELGEMDDAPDEYEALKRKIEAAKMPTEAREKAEAELQKLKMMSPMSAEATVVRGYIDWMVQVPWNARSKVKKDLRKAQETLDTDHYGLERVKDRILEYLAVQSRVSKIKGPILCLVGPPGVGKTSLGQSIAKATGRKYVRMALGGVRDEAEIRGHRRTYIGSMPGKLIQKMAKVGVKNPLFLLDEIDKMSSDMRGDPASALLEVLDPEQNIAFNDHYLEVDYDLSDVMFVATSNSMNIPAPLLDRMEVIRLSGYTEDEKLNIAKQHLLPKQIERNALKEKEISVDDSAIMGIIRYYTREAGVRSLERELSKLCRKAVKALLMDKAKKHITINGDNLKDFLGVQRFDYGRADSENRVGQVTGLAWTEVGGDLLTIETACVPGKGKLTYTGSLGEVMQESIQAALTVVRARAEKLGINGDFYEKRDIHVHVPEGATPKDGPSAGIAMCTALVSCLTGNPVRSDVAMTGEITLRGQVLPIGGLKEKLLAAHRGGIKTVLIPDENKRDLEEIPQNVIADLTIHPVKRIEEVLNLALENAPYGMQVATAK, from the coding sequence ATGAATCCTGAGCGTTCTGAACGCATTGAAATCCCTGTGTTGCCTCTGCGCGACGTAGTGGTTTATCCGCACATGGTAATTCCGTTGTTTGTGGGTCGGGAAAAATCGATTCGGTGCCTCGAAGCCGCTATGGATCATGATAAGAAGATCATGCTGGTTGCACAGAAAGAGGCTTCAACGGATGAACCTGGTATTAACGATCTCTTCTCTGTAGGGACCGTCGCTTCAGTATTGCAAATGCTGAAGCTGCCGGATGGTACGGTTAAAGTGCTGGTTGAAGGTTTGCAGCGCGCACATATCACCACGCTGGCAGATAATGGCGACCACTTCGTTGCCCAGGCTGAGTATCTGATCTCGCCCGAAATCGAGGAGCGCGAGCAGGAAGTGTTGGTCCGTACGGCCATCAATCAGTTTGAAGGCTACATCAAGCTTAATAAAAAAATTCCTCCTGAGGTTTTGACCTCACTTAACAGTATTGACGATGCAGCCCGTCTGGCTGACACCGTTGCGGCACATATGCCGTTGAAACTGGCCGACAAACAATCGGTGCTGGAGATGTCCGACGTCAATGAGCGTCTGGAATATCTGATGGCGATGATGGAGTCAGAAATCGATCTGCTACAGGTTGAGAAGCGTATTCGCAACCGCGTGAAAAAGCAGATGGAAAAAAGCCAGCGCGAGTATTACCTCAATGAGCAAATGAAGGCGATTCAGAAAGAGTTGGGCGAGATGGATGATGCGCCTGACGAATATGAAGCGCTGAAACGCAAAATTGAAGCGGCGAAAATGCCAACCGAAGCGCGTGAAAAAGCCGAAGCGGAATTGCAGAAGCTGAAAATGATGTCGCCGATGTCAGCAGAAGCGACCGTGGTACGTGGCTACATCGACTGGATGGTGCAGGTACCGTGGAACGCGCGCAGCAAGGTGAAAAAAGACCTGCGTAAAGCGCAGGAAACGCTGGATACCGACCATTACGGTCTGGAGCGTGTCAAAGACCGCATCCTTGAATATCTTGCAGTACAGAGCCGTGTCAGCAAAATCAAAGGGCCGATTCTGTGCCTGGTCGGACCGCCGGGGGTAGGTAAAACCTCGCTGGGTCAGTCGATTGCGAAAGCAACTGGCCGTAAATATGTCCGTATGGCGTTGGGTGGGGTGCGTGATGAAGCAGAGATTCGCGGACATCGCCGTACTTACATCGGTTCAATGCCGGGCAAATTGATCCAGAAAATGGCGAAAGTGGGGGTGAAAAACCCGCTGTTCCTGCTGGATGAAATCGACAAAATGTCGTCCGACATGCGTGGTGATCCGGCTTCGGCACTGCTTGAAGTGCTGGATCCAGAGCAGAACATTGCGTTTAACGATCACTATCTGGAAGTGGATTACGATCTGTCAGACGTGATGTTTGTGGCGACCTCAAACTCGATGAACATCCCGGCACCTCTGCTGGATCGTATGGAAGTGATTCGTCTGTCTGGTTATACCGAAGATGAAAAACTGAACATCGCCAAACAGCACCTGCTGCCGAAACAGATTGAACGTAACGCGCTGAAAGAGAAAGAAATCAGCGTTGATGACAGCGCCATTATGGGCATCATTCGCTACTACACCCGTGAAGCGGGCGTGCGTAGTCTGGAACGTGAACTCTCCAAACTGTGCCGTAAAGCCGTGAAAGCGCTGCTGATGGACAAAGCGAAAAAACACATCACCATCAACGGTGATAACCTCAAAGATTTCCTTGGGGTTCAGCGCTTTGATTATGGTCGCGCGGATAGCGAAAACCGTGTTGGTCAGGTAACCGGTCTGGCGTGGACGGAAGTGGGCGGTGATTTGCTGACCATCGAAACCGCCTGTGTTCCGGGCAAGGGTAAACTGACTTACACCGGTTCGCTGGGTGAAGTGATGCAGGAGTCAATCCAGGCAGCATTGACTGTCGTGCGTGCGCGTGCAGAGAAATTGGGTATCAACGGTGATTTCTATGAGAAACGTGATATCCATGTGCATGTGCCAGAAGGTGCCACACCGAAAGATGGTCCAAGTGCGGGTATCGCGATGTGTACCGCGCTGGTGTCCTGCCTGACGGGTAATCCGGTGCGTTCTGATGTGGCAATGACCGGTGAGATCACTTTGCGTGGTCAGGTGCTGCCAATCGGTGGTTTGAAAGAAAAACTGCTGGCAGCGCATCGTGGTGGCATCAAAACGGTGTTGATCCCGGACGAGAACAAACGCGATCTGGAAGAAATTCCGCAGAACGTGATCGCCGATTTGACCATTCATCCAGTGAAACGCATTGAAGAAGTGCTGAACCTGGCATTGGAAAATGCCCCTTACGGTATGCAGGTTGCGACGGCAAAATAG
- a CDS encoding acyl-CoA thioesterase, protein MQTTIKVRGYHLDVYQHVNNARYLEFLEEARWQWLEDVDAFNWLVQQKLAFVVVNININYRRPAVLGDVLTIESEIAQLNGKSGVISQRVLLAGDGSPVADAALTFVCIDLRTQKAVPMEGELRERLAALMV, encoded by the coding sequence ATGCAGACCACGATCAAAGTGCGCGGTTACCATCTTGACGTCTATCAGCACGTAAACAATGCGCGTTACCTGGAGTTTCTGGAGGAGGCGCGCTGGCAATGGCTGGAGGATGTCGATGCGTTCAACTGGCTGGTACAGCAGAAGCTCGCTTTTGTGGTGGTGAATATCAACATTAACTATCGCCGCCCGGCAGTGCTGGGCGACGTGCTGACGATTGAGAGTGAGATAGCGCAGTTGAATGGCAAGAGTGGCGTTATTTCGCAGCGGGTGTTGTTAGCCGGCGATGGTTCACCGGTTGCCGATGCGGCATTAACCTTTGTCTGCATTGACCTGCGTACGCAAAAAGCAGTGCCAATGGAAGGGGAGTTACGCGAACGGCTGGCGGCATTAATGGTATGA
- a CDS encoding Lrp/AsnC family transcriptional regulator: protein MLDKTDRKLLALLQQDCTLSLQTLADAVNLTTTPCWKRLKKLEDDGIIRARVALLDGDKIGLALTAFMFVKTQQHSSDWYQQFVSVVQQMPEVMAFYRMAGEYDYLLRIQVADMKSYDGFYKRLVNGVPGLIDVTSSFAMEEIKYTTALPVAP, encoded by the coding sequence ATGCTAGATAAAACTGACCGTAAACTGCTGGCGCTATTACAGCAGGATTGCACCTTGTCACTCCAGACGCTGGCAGATGCGGTCAATCTCACCACCACCCCGTGCTGGAAACGCCTGAAAAAACTGGAAGATGATGGCATTATTCGTGCGCGCGTGGCGCTGTTAGACGGCGATAAAATCGGTCTGGCGCTGACCGCGTTCATGTTTGTCAAAACCCAGCAGCATAGCAGCGACTGGTATCAGCAATTTGTCAGCGTGGTCCAGCAGATGCCGGAGGTAATGGCGTTCTATCGTATGGCCGGCGAATATGACTATCTGCTGCGTATTCAGGTGGCAGATATGAAAAGTTACGATGGTTTTTATAAGCGGCTGGTGAATGGCGTACCGGGTCTGATTGACGTGACCTCCAGTTTCGCGATGGAAGAAATTAAATACACAACCGCATTGCCGGTAGCACCCTGA
- the hupB gene encoding nucleoid-associated protein HU-beta, with protein sequence MNKSQLIDKIAADADISKAAAGRVLDAFMGSVSDALKGGDEVALVGFGTFSVRERAARTGRNPQTGKEITIPAGKVPGFRAGKALKDAVN encoded by the coding sequence GTGAATAAGTCACAGTTGATCGACAAAATTGCTGCAGATGCGGATATTTCTAAGGCAGCAGCTGGACGTGTATTAGATGCATTCATGGGTTCCGTTTCTGACGCGCTGAAAGGCGGTGATGAAGTGGCATTGGTTGGTTTCGGTACATTCTCTGTTCGTGAGCGTGCTGCTCGCACAGGCCGTAACCCGCAAACCGGTAAAGAAATCACCATTCCGGCTGGTAAAGTGCCGGGCTTCCGTGCTGGCAAAGCACTGAAAGACGCTGTCAATTAA